In Musa acuminata AAA Group cultivar baxijiao chromosome BXJ2-8, Cavendish_Baxijiao_AAA, whole genome shotgun sequence, one genomic interval encodes:
- the LOC103993478 gene encoding cyclin-dependent kinase G-2-like, translated as MAAGRHGGYRDNRLQDRETDVEVSRRKDYYRVGLRDGGRNGDHSRDVRDRISVRQKGIREMGAVNGSYSSPLNDLSGGSSHSQKINHLSGRDVDRETGELSSGSGSDDAEAPISKIRENGTQDKENGDSSMSIRKRKFSPIIWDRDDDKQSAVPTFGNKYNKFEQVNLPPPPPLPEGFVPPHSIEVVLPCAVNMSPVDIDVDVPADSPQEQLVDPDQEARLVDDCEEELAPARSISFSRWADGNSVLNDDEDKPFEDDLVPKRRKATPLSDLGRQQMQKKTPTPELGEVIVRVNSGGSPCKLSDSEGKYGNADWELGNDRNDYMDVDGDEYGTDTSDQLSDTDSEGKDDEAKMLGPAQPPQRCINMLQGCRSVDEFERLNKIDEGTYGVVYRAKDKKSREIVALKKVKMEKEREGFPLTSLREINILLSFHHPSIVDVKEVVIGSSLDSIFMVMEYMEHDLKGLMETMKQPFSQSEVKCLMLQLFSGVKYLHDNWVLHRDLKTSNILLNNRGELKICDFGLSRQYGSPLKPYTHLVVTLWYRAPELLLGAKEYTTSIDMWSLGCIMAELLAKEPLFSGKTEFDQLDKIFRTLGTPSEKIWPGFAKLPGVKVKFSKQPYNKLREKFPPTSFSGRPTLSEAGFDLLNKLLTYDPEKRITAEAALNHRWFHEVPLPKSKDFMPTFPAQHAQDRRQRRIMRSPDPLAEQMLKEVQQEELGLSGLFG; from the exons ATGGCGGCCGGTCGACATGGTGGTTACCGAGATAATAGGTTGCAGGACCGGGAAACAGATGTTGAGGTCTCCAGGAGGAAGGATTATTATCGGGTTGGTCTCCGTGATGGAGGTCGTAATGGGGACCATAGCCGAGATGTGCGTGATAGGATTAGTGTCAGGCAAAAAGGCATCAGGGAGATGGGTGCGGTGAATGGCTCCTACAGCTCCCCGTTGAACGATTTGAGCGGCGGAAGCAGTCATAGTCAGAAAATCAATCACCTTTCTGGGAGAGATGTTGACCGTGAGACTGGGGAGTTGTCCAGTGGGAGTGGATCAGATGATGCTGAAGCACCCATATCAAAAATTAGGGAGAATGGGACTCAGGATAAGGAGAATGGTGATTCTTCCATGTCTATTAGGAAAAGGAAGTTTTCTCCAATCATTTGGGATAGGGATGACGATAAGCAGTCTGCTGTTCCTACTTTCGGAAACAAGTACAACAAGTTTGAGCAAGTTAACCTGCCTCCGCCACCTCCTCTGCCTGAGGGTTTTGTACCACCACATTCCATCGAGGTTGTTCTACCATGTGCTGTGAATATGTCACCAGTAGATATTGATGTAGACGTCCCTGCAGACTCACCACAAGAACAGTTGGTAGATCCTGATCAGGAGGCCCGGTTAGTAGATGACTGCGAAGAGGAACTTGCACCAGCTCGGAGTATTTCTTTCTCCAGATGGGCAGATGGAAACAGTGTTCTTAATGACGATGAAGATAAACCTTTTGAGGATGATCTTGTGCCCAAAAGGAGGAAGGCCACACCTTTATCTGATTTGGGAAGGCAACAAATGCAGAAAAAGACGCCAACTCCTGAGCTAGGCGAGGTTATTGTGAGAGTAAACTCAGGTGGGTCTCCATGTAAGCTATCTGATTCAGAGGGAAAGTATGGAAATGCTGACTGGGAGCTTGGGAATGACAGAAATGATTATATGGATGTTGATGGCGATGAGTATGGTACAGACACAAGTGATCAACTCTCTGATACCGACTCCGAGGGCAAAGATGATGAGGCCAAGATGCTGGGGCCAGCTCAGCCACCTCAAAGATGTATAAACATGTTGCAAGGATGTCGAAGCGTGGATGAGTTTGAGAGGCTGAACAAAATAGATGAAGGCACCTATGGTGTTGTGTACAGAGCAAAGGATAAAAAGAGCAGGGAGATAGTGGCACTTAAAAAAGTTAAAATGGAGAAAGAGAGGGAGGGTTTTCCACTGACATCCCTTAGAGAGATAAATATTTTGTTATCTTTTCATCATCCTTCAATTGTAGATGTTAAGGAAGTTGTCATTGGTAGCAGCCTTGATAGTATTTTTATGGTTATGGAATATATGGAACATGATTTAAAAGGGTTGATGGAGACTATGAAACAGCCCTTTAGCCAGAGCGAGGTAAAATGCTTAATGTTGCAGCTTTTTTCAGGTGTCAAGTACCTTCATGATAACTGGGTTCTCCATAG gGATTTGAAGACATCTAATATTCTTCTAAATAATCGTGGAGAGTTGAAAATATGTGATTTTGGTTTGTCTCGCCAATATGGCAGCCCATTGAAGCCTTACACTCACTTGGTTGTGACATTATGGTACAG GGCACCAGAACTTCTGCTAGGAGCTAAGGAGTATACAACTTCTATAGACATGTGGTCCTTAGGATGCATAATGGCTGAGCTTCTAGCAAAAGAACCATTATTCAGTGGAAAAACTGAGTTCGATCAACTTGACAAG ATATTTAGGACACTTGGTACCCCCAGTGAGAAGATATGGCCTGGATTTGCTAAACTACCTGGCGTCAAAGTTAAATTTTCCAAGCAGCC GTATAATAAGCTACGAGAAAAGTTTCCTCCCACATCTTTTTCTGGCCGTCCAACCCTGTCTGAGGCTGGGTTTGACTTACTAAACAAACTTCTCACATATGACCCTGAGAAG CGAATAACAGCGGAGGCTGCCCTTAACCATCGCTGGTTCCATGAGGTTCCTCTGCCCAAGTCAAAGGATTTTATGCCTACTTTCCCTGCTCAACATGCACAAGACAG ACGTCAACGAAGAATAATGAGGAGCCCTGATCCACTTGCAGAGCAAATGTTGAAGGAAGTGCAACAAGAAGAACTAGGTCTTTCTGGCCTCTTTGGCTAG
- the LOC103993475 gene encoding uncharacterized protein LOC103993475 isoform X1, with protein MRSVATGLILKRKLADFFYTCSRRRVLGRFSSSSFGTVDPRKSNGRGGGEKEVPHLPVLIVGAGPVGLILSILLTKLGVKCSVLEKSVVFSRHPQAHFINNRTMELFRKLDGLAEEIQSLEPPVDLWRRFIYCTSLSGPVFGSVDHMKPQDFDKTVSPISVAHFSQYKLMNLLLQRLEKLGFSVCSPSEIEGSIWDRKILMGHECISIHPTNEGLKVGTSYLKEGKMEEREFHCSILVGSDGARSTVRKLVDIDMKGERNLQRLVSVHFLSKDLGQYLLHERPGMLFFIFNPDAIGVLVAHDLDQGEFVLQIPYYSPQQKIEDFSFKDTFNLIQVCEQIILKLVGWKLVDVQVLDIKPWVMHAEVAEKYVSHNNRVILVGDAAHRFPPAGGFGMNTGIQDAHNLAWKISSMLSGIASPSIIQTYEMERRPIAIYNTSLSVENFRAAMSVPAALGLDPAIANSVHRVINSSLCSILPPSLQKFALEGIFSIGRAQLSELILNENNPLGSLRLSRLKKIFDEGKSLQLQFPAEDLGFCYKEGALVAECGEKIWESEASSVHKRDLKPYIPCAKPGCRLPHMLINALKESSAKASFSTLDLISGDKIEFLLIIAPIKGSYRLARASMMVAKEFDVPLKVCIIWPKGSSDKNVNSSEKELEPWKNFIDVEEAVKPTSKSWWELCQMSSNEVILVRPDEHIAWRTESNSIADDLLELKRVFSLMLGHGKFLL; from the exons ATGAGATCGGTGGCTACCGGACTTATCCTCAAGAGAAAGCTTGCGGATTTCTTCTACACGTGTTCCCGCAGAAGAGTCCTTGGCCGCTTCTCCTCGTCCTCGTTCGGCACCGTCGATCCAAGGAAGAGTAACGGCAGGGGAGGAGGGGAAAAGGAGGTGCCCCACTTGCCAGTCCTGATCGTCGGCGCTGGCCCCGTCGGGCTCATCCTCTCCATCCTTCTCACCAAATTGG GTGTCAAATGCTCAGTTTTGGAGAAAAGTGTGGTTTTTTCTCGACATCCACAAGCCCACTTCATTAACAATCGGACCATGGAG CTATTCCGCAAACTAGATGGTCTGGCAGAGGAAATCCAGAGTTTGGAACCACCAGTGGACTTGTGGAGAAGGTTCATATACTGCACTTCTTTGTCTGGTCCAGTTTTTGGATCTGTGGATCACATGAAGCCTCAAG ACTTTGATAAGACTGTCAGCCCCATTTCTGTTGCACACTTCTCACAGTACAAACTGATGAATTTGCTACTTCAAAGGCTTGAAAAGCTTGGCTTTTCTGTTTGCTCTCCCAGTGAAATTGAAGGCTCGATATGGGATAGGAAAATTTTAATGGGCCACGAATGCATTTCTATCCACCCTACAAATGAAGGTTTAAAAGTAGGAACTTCCTATCTAAAGGAAGGGAAGATGGAAGAGCGAGAATTTCATTGCTCCATCCTAGTTGGGTCTGATGGGGCAAGAAGTACAGTTCGAAAGCTGGTTGATATAGATATGAAAGGTGAACGTAACTTGCAGAGACTTGTCAGTGTGCATTTCCTAAGCAAAGATCTTGGCCAGTACCTGCTACATGAAAGACCTGGAATGCTCTTCTTTATTTTTAATCCAGATGCTATTGGCGTTCTTGTCGCACATGATCTGGACCAAGGGGAGTTTGTGCTGCAG ATACCATATTATTCTCCTCAGCAAAAAATTGAGGATTTTAGCTTCAAG GATACGTTTAATCTAATCCAGGTATGTGAGCAAATTATTCTCAAGTTGGTTGGGTGGAAGCTTGTCGATGTGCAAgtattggacataaaaccatgggtcATGCATGCAGAAGTTGCTGAGAAGTATGTTTCACACAATAACCGAGTAATACTTGTTGGTGATGCTGCTCACCGATTCCCACCTGCCGGTGGTTTTG GGATGAATACTGGTATACAGGATGCCCATAATTTAGCATGGAAAATCAGCTCCATGTTAAGTGGAATTGCTTCACCTTCTATCATACAAACTTATGAAATGGAGCGTAGGCCG ATTGCCATTTATAATACATCGCTGAGTGTTGAAAACTTCAGGGCAGCCATGTCTGTTCCCGCCGCTCTTGGCCTTGACCCAGCTATTGCAAACTCAG TACATCGAGTGATAAATAGCAGCCTTTGTTCCATTCTTCCTCCAAGCTTGCAAAAGTTTGCCTTGGAAGGGATTTTTTCTATAGGTCGTGCCCAGCTCTCAGAGCTTATTTTGAATGAGAATAATCCACTTGGGTCCTTGCGATTATCTAGActtaagaaaatatttgatgaggGAAAAAGCCTTCAACTCCAGTTTCCAGCAGAAGATCTTGGGTTTTG TTATAAAGAAGGAGCTCTAGTTGCTGAATGTGGTGAAAAGATATGGGAATCAGAAGCATCTAGTGTTCATAAACGAGATTTAAAGCCATATATCCCTTGTGCCAAACCAGGATGCCGCTTACCACATATGCTAATTAATGCACTTAAAGAATCTTCTGCTAAG gCTTCTTTCTCTACCTTGGATCTGATATCTGGAGATAAAATTGAGTTCCTTCTCATTATTGCACCAATCAAAGGGTCATACAGACTTGCACGTGCCTCTATGATGGTGGCCAAAGAATTCGATGTGCCCCTAAAAGTATGTATTATTTGGCCCAAAGGTTCGTCTGATAAGAATGTAAACAGCAGCGAGAAGGAATTAGAGCCTTGGAAGAACTTCATAGATGTTGAGGAAGCTGTTAAGCCAACTTCGAAGTCATGGTGGGAGTTGTGTCAAATGTCATCCAATGAAGTCATTTTGGTGAGACCTGATGAGCACATTGCATGGAGGACAGAATCTAACAGCATAGCCGATGATTTATTGGAGTTGAAAAGAGTGTTCTCTCTGATGTTAGGGCACGGTAAGTTCCTCTTATAA
- the LOC103993475 gene encoding uncharacterized protein LOC103993475 isoform X2 yields the protein MRSVATGLILKRKLADFFYTCSRRRVLGRFSSSSFGTVDPRKSNGRGGGEKEVPHLPVLIVGAGPVGLILSILLTKLGVKCSVLEKSVVFSRHPQAHFINNRTMELFRKLDGLAEEIQSLEPPVDLWRRFIYCTSLSGPVFGSVDHMKPQDFDKTVSPISVAHFSQYKLMNLLLQRLEKLGFSVCSPSEIEGSIWDRKILMGHECISIHPTNEGLKVGTSYLKEGKMEEREFHCSILVGSDGARSTVRKLVDIDMKGERNLQRLVSVHFLSKDLGQYLLHERPGMLFFIFNPDAIGVLVAHDLDQGEFVLQIPYYSPQQKIEDFSFKVCEQIILKLVGWKLVDVQVLDIKPWVMHAEVAEKYVSHNNRVILVGDAAHRFPPAGGFGMNTGIQDAHNLAWKISSMLSGIASPSIIQTYEMERRPIAIYNTSLSVENFRAAMSVPAALGLDPAIANSVHRVINSSLCSILPPSLQKFALEGIFSIGRAQLSELILNENNPLGSLRLSRLKKIFDEGKSLQLQFPAEDLGFCYKEGALVAECGEKIWESEASSVHKRDLKPYIPCAKPGCRLPHMLINALKESSAKASFSTLDLISGDKIEFLLIIAPIKGSYRLARASMMVAKEFDVPLKVCIIWPKGSSDKNVNSSEKELEPWKNFIDVEEAVKPTSKSWWELCQMSSNEVILVRPDEHIAWRTESNSIADDLLELKRVFSLMLGHGKFLL from the exons ATGAGATCGGTGGCTACCGGACTTATCCTCAAGAGAAAGCTTGCGGATTTCTTCTACACGTGTTCCCGCAGAAGAGTCCTTGGCCGCTTCTCCTCGTCCTCGTTCGGCACCGTCGATCCAAGGAAGAGTAACGGCAGGGGAGGAGGGGAAAAGGAGGTGCCCCACTTGCCAGTCCTGATCGTCGGCGCTGGCCCCGTCGGGCTCATCCTCTCCATCCTTCTCACCAAATTGG GTGTCAAATGCTCAGTTTTGGAGAAAAGTGTGGTTTTTTCTCGACATCCACAAGCCCACTTCATTAACAATCGGACCATGGAG CTATTCCGCAAACTAGATGGTCTGGCAGAGGAAATCCAGAGTTTGGAACCACCAGTGGACTTGTGGAGAAGGTTCATATACTGCACTTCTTTGTCTGGTCCAGTTTTTGGATCTGTGGATCACATGAAGCCTCAAG ACTTTGATAAGACTGTCAGCCCCATTTCTGTTGCACACTTCTCACAGTACAAACTGATGAATTTGCTACTTCAAAGGCTTGAAAAGCTTGGCTTTTCTGTTTGCTCTCCCAGTGAAATTGAAGGCTCGATATGGGATAGGAAAATTTTAATGGGCCACGAATGCATTTCTATCCACCCTACAAATGAAGGTTTAAAAGTAGGAACTTCCTATCTAAAGGAAGGGAAGATGGAAGAGCGAGAATTTCATTGCTCCATCCTAGTTGGGTCTGATGGGGCAAGAAGTACAGTTCGAAAGCTGGTTGATATAGATATGAAAGGTGAACGTAACTTGCAGAGACTTGTCAGTGTGCATTTCCTAAGCAAAGATCTTGGCCAGTACCTGCTACATGAAAGACCTGGAATGCTCTTCTTTATTTTTAATCCAGATGCTATTGGCGTTCTTGTCGCACATGATCTGGACCAAGGGGAGTTTGTGCTGCAG ATACCATATTATTCTCCTCAGCAAAAAATTGAGGATTTTAGCTTCAAG GTATGTGAGCAAATTATTCTCAAGTTGGTTGGGTGGAAGCTTGTCGATGTGCAAgtattggacataaaaccatgggtcATGCATGCAGAAGTTGCTGAGAAGTATGTTTCACACAATAACCGAGTAATACTTGTTGGTGATGCTGCTCACCGATTCCCACCTGCCGGTGGTTTTG GGATGAATACTGGTATACAGGATGCCCATAATTTAGCATGGAAAATCAGCTCCATGTTAAGTGGAATTGCTTCACCTTCTATCATACAAACTTATGAAATGGAGCGTAGGCCG ATTGCCATTTATAATACATCGCTGAGTGTTGAAAACTTCAGGGCAGCCATGTCTGTTCCCGCCGCTCTTGGCCTTGACCCAGCTATTGCAAACTCAG TACATCGAGTGATAAATAGCAGCCTTTGTTCCATTCTTCCTCCAAGCTTGCAAAAGTTTGCCTTGGAAGGGATTTTTTCTATAGGTCGTGCCCAGCTCTCAGAGCTTATTTTGAATGAGAATAATCCACTTGGGTCCTTGCGATTATCTAGActtaagaaaatatttgatgaggGAAAAAGCCTTCAACTCCAGTTTCCAGCAGAAGATCTTGGGTTTTG TTATAAAGAAGGAGCTCTAGTTGCTGAATGTGGTGAAAAGATATGGGAATCAGAAGCATCTAGTGTTCATAAACGAGATTTAAAGCCATATATCCCTTGTGCCAAACCAGGATGCCGCTTACCACATATGCTAATTAATGCACTTAAAGAATCTTCTGCTAAG gCTTCTTTCTCTACCTTGGATCTGATATCTGGAGATAAAATTGAGTTCCTTCTCATTATTGCACCAATCAAAGGGTCATACAGACTTGCACGTGCCTCTATGATGGTGGCCAAAGAATTCGATGTGCCCCTAAAAGTATGTATTATTTGGCCCAAAGGTTCGTCTGATAAGAATGTAAACAGCAGCGAGAAGGAATTAGAGCCTTGGAAGAACTTCATAGATGTTGAGGAAGCTGTTAAGCCAACTTCGAAGTCATGGTGGGAGTTGTGTCAAATGTCATCCAATGAAGTCATTTTGGTGAGACCTGATGAGCACATTGCATGGAGGACAGAATCTAACAGCATAGCCGATGATTTATTGGAGTTGAAAAGAGTGTTCTCTCTGATGTTAGGGCACGGTAAGTTCCTCTTATAA
- the LOC103993475 gene encoding uncharacterized protein LOC103993475 isoform X3, whose protein sequence is MELFRKLDGLAEEIQSLEPPVDLWRRFIYCTSLSGPVFGSVDHMKPQDFDKTVSPISVAHFSQYKLMNLLLQRLEKLGFSVCSPSEIEGSIWDRKILMGHECISIHPTNEGLKVGTSYLKEGKMEEREFHCSILVGSDGARSTVRKLVDIDMKGERNLQRLVSVHFLSKDLGQYLLHERPGMLFFIFNPDAIGVLVAHDLDQGEFVLQIPYYSPQQKIEDFSFKDTFNLIQVCEQIILKLVGWKLVDVQVLDIKPWVMHAEVAEKYVSHNNRVILVGDAAHRFPPAGGFGMNTGIQDAHNLAWKISSMLSGIASPSIIQTYEMERRPIAIYNTSLSVENFRAAMSVPAALGLDPAIANSVHRVINSSLCSILPPSLQKFALEGIFSIGRAQLSELILNENNPLGSLRLSRLKKIFDEGKSLQLQFPAEDLGFCYKEGALVAECGEKIWESEASSVHKRDLKPYIPCAKPGCRLPHMLINALKESSAKASFSTLDLISGDKIEFLLIIAPIKGSYRLARASMMVAKEFDVPLKVCIIWPKGSSDKNVNSSEKELEPWKNFIDVEEAVKPTSKSWWELCQMSSNEVILVRPDEHIAWRTESNSIADDLLELKRVFSLMLGHGKFLL, encoded by the exons ATGGAG CTATTCCGCAAACTAGATGGTCTGGCAGAGGAAATCCAGAGTTTGGAACCACCAGTGGACTTGTGGAGAAGGTTCATATACTGCACTTCTTTGTCTGGTCCAGTTTTTGGATCTGTGGATCACATGAAGCCTCAAG ACTTTGATAAGACTGTCAGCCCCATTTCTGTTGCACACTTCTCACAGTACAAACTGATGAATTTGCTACTTCAAAGGCTTGAAAAGCTTGGCTTTTCTGTTTGCTCTCCCAGTGAAATTGAAGGCTCGATATGGGATAGGAAAATTTTAATGGGCCACGAATGCATTTCTATCCACCCTACAAATGAAGGTTTAAAAGTAGGAACTTCCTATCTAAAGGAAGGGAAGATGGAAGAGCGAGAATTTCATTGCTCCATCCTAGTTGGGTCTGATGGGGCAAGAAGTACAGTTCGAAAGCTGGTTGATATAGATATGAAAGGTGAACGTAACTTGCAGAGACTTGTCAGTGTGCATTTCCTAAGCAAAGATCTTGGCCAGTACCTGCTACATGAAAGACCTGGAATGCTCTTCTTTATTTTTAATCCAGATGCTATTGGCGTTCTTGTCGCACATGATCTGGACCAAGGGGAGTTTGTGCTGCAG ATACCATATTATTCTCCTCAGCAAAAAATTGAGGATTTTAGCTTCAAG GATACGTTTAATCTAATCCAGGTATGTGAGCAAATTATTCTCAAGTTGGTTGGGTGGAAGCTTGTCGATGTGCAAgtattggacataaaaccatgggtcATGCATGCAGAAGTTGCTGAGAAGTATGTTTCACACAATAACCGAGTAATACTTGTTGGTGATGCTGCTCACCGATTCCCACCTGCCGGTGGTTTTG GGATGAATACTGGTATACAGGATGCCCATAATTTAGCATGGAAAATCAGCTCCATGTTAAGTGGAATTGCTTCACCTTCTATCATACAAACTTATGAAATGGAGCGTAGGCCG ATTGCCATTTATAATACATCGCTGAGTGTTGAAAACTTCAGGGCAGCCATGTCTGTTCCCGCCGCTCTTGGCCTTGACCCAGCTATTGCAAACTCAG TACATCGAGTGATAAATAGCAGCCTTTGTTCCATTCTTCCTCCAAGCTTGCAAAAGTTTGCCTTGGAAGGGATTTTTTCTATAGGTCGTGCCCAGCTCTCAGAGCTTATTTTGAATGAGAATAATCCACTTGGGTCCTTGCGATTATCTAGActtaagaaaatatttgatgaggGAAAAAGCCTTCAACTCCAGTTTCCAGCAGAAGATCTTGGGTTTTG TTATAAAGAAGGAGCTCTAGTTGCTGAATGTGGTGAAAAGATATGGGAATCAGAAGCATCTAGTGTTCATAAACGAGATTTAAAGCCATATATCCCTTGTGCCAAACCAGGATGCCGCTTACCACATATGCTAATTAATGCACTTAAAGAATCTTCTGCTAAG gCTTCTTTCTCTACCTTGGATCTGATATCTGGAGATAAAATTGAGTTCCTTCTCATTATTGCACCAATCAAAGGGTCATACAGACTTGCACGTGCCTCTATGATGGTGGCCAAAGAATTCGATGTGCCCCTAAAAGTATGTATTATTTGGCCCAAAGGTTCGTCTGATAAGAATGTAAACAGCAGCGAGAAGGAATTAGAGCCTTGGAAGAACTTCATAGATGTTGAGGAAGCTGTTAAGCCAACTTCGAAGTCATGGTGGGAGTTGTGTCAAATGTCATCCAATGAAGTCATTTTGGTGAGACCTGATGAGCACATTGCATGGAGGACAGAATCTAACAGCATAGCCGATGATTTATTGGAGTTGAAAAGAGTGTTCTCTCTGATGTTAGGGCACGGTAAGTTCCTCTTATAA
- the LOC103993475 gene encoding uncharacterized protein LOC103993475 isoform X4 → MKPQDFDKTVSPISVAHFSQYKLMNLLLQRLEKLGFSVCSPSEIEGSIWDRKILMGHECISIHPTNEGLKVGTSYLKEGKMEEREFHCSILVGSDGARSTVRKLVDIDMKGERNLQRLVSVHFLSKDLGQYLLHERPGMLFFIFNPDAIGVLVAHDLDQGEFVLQIPYYSPQQKIEDFSFKDTFNLIQVCEQIILKLVGWKLVDVQVLDIKPWVMHAEVAEKYVSHNNRVILVGDAAHRFPPAGGFGMNTGIQDAHNLAWKISSMLSGIASPSIIQTYEMERRPIAIYNTSLSVENFRAAMSVPAALGLDPAIANSVHRVINSSLCSILPPSLQKFALEGIFSIGRAQLSELILNENNPLGSLRLSRLKKIFDEGKSLQLQFPAEDLGFCYKEGALVAECGEKIWESEASSVHKRDLKPYIPCAKPGCRLPHMLINALKESSAKASFSTLDLISGDKIEFLLIIAPIKGSYRLARASMMVAKEFDVPLKVCIIWPKGSSDKNVNSSEKELEPWKNFIDVEEAVKPTSKSWWELCQMSSNEVILVRPDEHIAWRTESNSIADDLLELKRVFSLMLGHGKFLL, encoded by the exons ATGAAGCCTCAAG ACTTTGATAAGACTGTCAGCCCCATTTCTGTTGCACACTTCTCACAGTACAAACTGATGAATTTGCTACTTCAAAGGCTTGAAAAGCTTGGCTTTTCTGTTTGCTCTCCCAGTGAAATTGAAGGCTCGATATGGGATAGGAAAATTTTAATGGGCCACGAATGCATTTCTATCCACCCTACAAATGAAGGTTTAAAAGTAGGAACTTCCTATCTAAAGGAAGGGAAGATGGAAGAGCGAGAATTTCATTGCTCCATCCTAGTTGGGTCTGATGGGGCAAGAAGTACAGTTCGAAAGCTGGTTGATATAGATATGAAAGGTGAACGTAACTTGCAGAGACTTGTCAGTGTGCATTTCCTAAGCAAAGATCTTGGCCAGTACCTGCTACATGAAAGACCTGGAATGCTCTTCTTTATTTTTAATCCAGATGCTATTGGCGTTCTTGTCGCACATGATCTGGACCAAGGGGAGTTTGTGCTGCAG ATACCATATTATTCTCCTCAGCAAAAAATTGAGGATTTTAGCTTCAAG GATACGTTTAATCTAATCCAGGTATGTGAGCAAATTATTCTCAAGTTGGTTGGGTGGAAGCTTGTCGATGTGCAAgtattggacataaaaccatgggtcATGCATGCAGAAGTTGCTGAGAAGTATGTTTCACACAATAACCGAGTAATACTTGTTGGTGATGCTGCTCACCGATTCCCACCTGCCGGTGGTTTTG GGATGAATACTGGTATACAGGATGCCCATAATTTAGCATGGAAAATCAGCTCCATGTTAAGTGGAATTGCTTCACCTTCTATCATACAAACTTATGAAATGGAGCGTAGGCCG ATTGCCATTTATAATACATCGCTGAGTGTTGAAAACTTCAGGGCAGCCATGTCTGTTCCCGCCGCTCTTGGCCTTGACCCAGCTATTGCAAACTCAG TACATCGAGTGATAAATAGCAGCCTTTGTTCCATTCTTCCTCCAAGCTTGCAAAAGTTTGCCTTGGAAGGGATTTTTTCTATAGGTCGTGCCCAGCTCTCAGAGCTTATTTTGAATGAGAATAATCCACTTGGGTCCTTGCGATTATCTAGActtaagaaaatatttgatgaggGAAAAAGCCTTCAACTCCAGTTTCCAGCAGAAGATCTTGGGTTTTG TTATAAAGAAGGAGCTCTAGTTGCTGAATGTGGTGAAAAGATATGGGAATCAGAAGCATCTAGTGTTCATAAACGAGATTTAAAGCCATATATCCCTTGTGCCAAACCAGGATGCCGCTTACCACATATGCTAATTAATGCACTTAAAGAATCTTCTGCTAAG gCTTCTTTCTCTACCTTGGATCTGATATCTGGAGATAAAATTGAGTTCCTTCTCATTATTGCACCAATCAAAGGGTCATACAGACTTGCACGTGCCTCTATGATGGTGGCCAAAGAATTCGATGTGCCCCTAAAAGTATGTATTATTTGGCCCAAAGGTTCGTCTGATAAGAATGTAAACAGCAGCGAGAAGGAATTAGAGCCTTGGAAGAACTTCATAGATGTTGAGGAAGCTGTTAAGCCAACTTCGAAGTCATGGTGGGAGTTGTGTCAAATGTCATCCAATGAAGTCATTTTGGTGAGACCTGATGAGCACATTGCATGGAGGACAGAATCTAACAGCATAGCCGATGATTTATTGGAGTTGAAAAGAGTGTTCTCTCTGATGTTAGGGCACGGTAAGTTCCTCTTATAA